The Bordetella sp. FB-8 genome includes a window with the following:
- a CDS encoding SWIB/MDM2 domain-containing protein: MATTSKTATARKPNAAFMKPLTPSPELAAVIGAQAVPRTEVTKKIWDYIKQHNLQDPANKRNINADDKLRPIFGKDQVTMFELTKLVNAHLK; the protein is encoded by the coding sequence ATGGCCACTACCTCCAAGACCGCGACCGCGCGCAAACCCAACGCCGCGTTCATGAAGCCTCTGACCCCGAGCCCCGAACTGGCCGCCGTTATCGGCGCGCAGGCCGTGCCCCGCACTGAAGTCACCAAAAAGATTTGGGACTACATCAAGCAACATAACCTGCAAGATCCCGCCAATAAGCGCAATATCAACGCCGATGACAAGCTGCGCCCGATCTTCGGCAAAGACCAGGTCACGATGTTCGAACTGACCAAATTGGTCAATGCGCATCTAAAGTAA
- a CDS encoding membrane protein, translated as MSDQSTSTPAAGPDLRLLTQVAYGLFALGFLTSGFLGVATLAAVVLIYIKRADAAGTIYARHFDWLLRTFWWSILWLSLSAVLTLIFIGWLGVLATIVWTLYRLIKGWLAFLQGSDPTAYA; from the coding sequence ATGAGCGATCAGAGTACTTCCACTCCTGCCGCCGGGCCGGATCTGCGCTTGTTGACGCAGGTGGCTTACGGTCTTTTTGCGCTGGGCTTTCTGACTAGCGGTTTTCTAGGCGTTGCCACATTAGCGGCGGTCGTGCTGATCTATATCAAGCGGGCCGACGCGGCCGGCACGATCTATGCCCGGCATTTCGACTGGCTGTTGCGCACGTTCTGGTGGTCGATCCTGTGGCTGAGCCTGAGCGCTGTGCTGACGTTGATCTTCATCGGCTGGCTAGGAGTCTTGGCCACGATCGTGTGGACTCTGTATCGCCTGATCAAGGGCTGGTTGGCGTTTTTGCAGGGCTCCGACCCCACGGCTTATGCGTGA
- a CDS encoding Lrp/AsnC family transcriptional regulator translates to MSIEQIDRVDRKILAELQRDGRLSNQELADRVSLSPSPCLRRVRRLEEQGYIKGYVALVDPERVGLGLLAYITIRLNKHIDGSHAPMGDFAQAVQTWPEVVECYAMTGDMDYLLRIQVADLAHFSRFAMDTLMRHPAVVDMRSFFALQQIKQTTELPVGSA, encoded by the coding sequence ATTTCGATAGAGCAGATTGATAGGGTGGATCGCAAAATTCTGGCCGAATTGCAGCGCGACGGGCGTCTGAGCAACCAGGAACTGGCCGACCGGGTGTCTCTTTCTCCCAGCCCCTGCCTACGCCGGGTCCGCCGCCTAGAGGAGCAGGGCTATATCAAGGGATATGTTGCCTTGGTCGATCCCGAGCGAGTCGGCCTTGGCCTGCTGGCCTACATCACCATCCGCCTGAATAAGCACATCGATGGAAGTCATGCGCCCATGGGCGATTTTGCCCAGGCGGTACAGACCTGGCCCGAAGTGGTGGAATGCTATGCCATGACGGGCGACATGGACTATCTGCTGCGCATCCAGGTGGCCGACCTGGCGCACTTCTCCCGCTTTGCGATGGACACGCTCATGCGCCACCCGGCCGTGGTCGACATGCGGTCCTTCTTTGCCCTGCAGCAGATCAAGCAGACGACCGAATTGCCTGTGGGTTCTGCCTGA
- the hppD gene encoding 4-hydroxyphenylpyruvate dioxygenase → METQFQPWDNPMGTAGFEFIEYAAPDPVALRRVFDLLGFKAIAKHRHKDVTLHRQGGINFLINADHDSFAQRFARLHGPSICAIAFRVQDAAKAYKRALELGAWGYDSHSGPMELNIPAIKGIGDSLIYLVDRWRGKQGSGGIGDISIYDVDFEPLDPTNAEADLSYAGAGLTMIDHLTHNVHKGRMDEWADFYSRLFNFREIRYFDIEGKVTGVKSKAMTSPCGNIRIPINEEGTAEKGQIQEYLDLYHGEGIQHIALGTDDIYSTVERLRKGGLVFLDTPDTYYELLQKRLPGHGEDTARLQKNRILLDGAPDGGLLLQIFTENQIGPIFFEIIQRKGNDGFGEGNFKALFESIELDQMRRGVVRSVD, encoded by the coding sequence ATGGAGACGCAATTTCAGCCCTGGGACAACCCCATGGGGACAGCCGGTTTCGAATTCATCGAATACGCCGCACCGGATCCGGTCGCCTTGCGCAGGGTTTTCGATCTGCTCGGTTTCAAGGCCATCGCCAAACACCGCCACAAGGATGTAACGCTGCACCGCCAGGGCGGCATCAACTTCCTGATCAACGCCGATCACGACTCGTTCGCCCAGCGCTTCGCGCGCCTGCATGGCCCATCTATCTGCGCCATCGCCTTTCGCGTGCAGGACGCCGCCAAGGCCTACAAGCGCGCACTTGAACTCGGCGCCTGGGGCTACGACTCGCACAGCGGCCCGATGGAACTGAACATTCCCGCCATCAAGGGCATCGGCGATTCCCTGATCTATCTGGTGGACCGCTGGCGCGGCAAGCAGGGTTCCGGCGGCATCGGCGACATCAGTATCTACGACGTGGATTTCGAGCCGCTGGACCCGACCAATGCCGAGGCCGATCTCAGCTATGCCGGCGCCGGGCTGACCATGATCGACCATTTGACCCACAATGTGCACAAGGGCCGCATGGATGAATGGGCCGATTTCTACTCGCGCCTGTTCAATTTCCGCGAGATCCGTTATTTCGATATCGAAGGCAAGGTGACGGGCGTGAAGTCCAAGGCAATGACTTCGCCGTGCGGCAACATCCGCATCCCGATCAACGAGGAAGGCACCGCGGAAAAGGGCCAGATCCAGGAATACCTGGACCTCTATCACGGCGAGGGCATCCAGCACATCGCGCTGGGCACCGACGACATCTATTCGACGGTGGAGCGACTGCGCAAGGGCGGCCTGGTCTTCCTGGACACGCCGGATACCTATTACGAACTGCTGCAAAAGCGTCTGCCCGGCCACGGCGAAGATACGGCACGCCTGCAGAAGAACCGCATTCTGCTGGACGGGGCTCCCGACGGCGGCCTGCTATTGCAGATATTCACCGAAAACCAGATCGGCCCGATCTTCTTCGAGATCATCCAGCGCAAGGGCAACGACGGCTTCGGCGAAGGCAACTTCAAGGCGCTATTCGAGTCGATTGAACTTGACCAGATGCGGCGCGGCGTAGTGCGCAGCGTCGACTGA
- the msrA gene encoding peptide-methionine (S)-S-oxide reductase MsrA, translating into MSELPVMEGHEVAVLGGGCFWCVEAVFEKLRGVVDVRPGYAGGHVDNPSYEQVCHKTTGHVEVARVEFDPKQLSYADLLRVFFATHDPTTPGRQGEDVGPQYESTIFWQDTSQREQARAVMAEIDGLHIYDAPIVTKLVPAATFWPAEDYHRHYFEMHPDQGYCALVIAPKVAKFRKKFADRLKPDA; encoded by the coding sequence ATGTCTGAATTGCCTGTCATGGAAGGTCATGAGGTCGCCGTTCTTGGCGGGGGATGCTTCTGGTGCGTCGAGGCCGTATTCGAGAAGTTGCGAGGTGTCGTCGATGTGCGGCCCGGTTATGCCGGGGGACATGTCGACAACCCGTCCTATGAGCAGGTCTGTCATAAGACCACCGGACACGTCGAAGTGGCCCGCGTCGAGTTCGACCCCAAGCAACTGTCGTACGCCGATCTGCTGCGCGTGTTCTTCGCCACGCACGACCCCACCACGCCGGGCCGCCAAGGCGAGGACGTCGGTCCGCAGTACGAGTCGACCATTTTCTGGCAGGACACGTCGCAGCGCGAACAGGCGCGGGCTGTCATGGCAGAGATCGACGGCCTGCATATCTACGACGCTCCGATTGTTACCAAGCTGGTTCCCGCAGCCACGTTCTGGCCGGCCGAGGACTACCACCGGCATTACTTCGAGATGCATCCCGACCAAGGCTATTGCGCTCTGGTCATCGCGCCCAAAGTCGCCAAGTTCCGCAAAAAATTCGCCGATCGATTAAAGCCGGACGCCTGA
- a CDS encoding c-type cytochrome gives MNRKLICLVMSLLPVAAWAQFQGAPASSKYCLACHQIDTRRVGPPLRSVAERYAGQPQAMDYLVNKVLHGSRGDWGAVPMPAQSQLSEAQARELVKWVLSLSSQH, from the coding sequence ATGAATCGCAAATTGATTTGTCTGGTGATGAGTCTGCTGCCCGTCGCAGCCTGGGCCCAGTTCCAGGGGGCGCCGGCCTCCAGCAAGTACTGCCTGGCTTGCCACCAGATTGATACCCGGCGCGTCGGCCCCCCACTGCGCAGCGTCGCCGAACGCTATGCCGGCCAACCCCAGGCCATGGATTATCTGGTGAACAAGGTTCTGCACGGCAGCCGTGGAGACTGGGGCGCGGTCCCCATGCCTGCTCAATCCCAGCTCAGCGAGGCCCAGGCCCGGGAACTGGTCAAATGGGTATTGTCGCTATCGTCGCAGCATTGA
- the lgt gene encoding prolipoprotein diacylglyceryl transferase — translation MLHYPHFNPIALQIGPLAIHWYGLMYLLGFAMAYILGRRRITSGHTTFLTVRDLEDLIFYSVLGVVLGGRLGYVLFYQPGYYMAHPAQIYHVWDGGMSFHGGLLGVILVMLWLARKKRVTLFTLSDFVAPLIPLGLAAGRLGNFINGELWGRPTTLPWGMIFPNAGNIPRHPSQLYELGLEGLTLFAIMWIFSSKPRPVGQISGLFLIGYGTFRFLVEFTREPDAFLGLLALGLSMGQWLSLPMIVIGVVIFVISARRSSRLPKH, via the coding sequence ATGCTTCATTACCCCCACTTCAATCCCATTGCCTTGCAGATAGGGCCGCTGGCCATACACTGGTACGGCCTGATGTACCTCCTGGGCTTCGCCATGGCCTACATACTGGGCCGCCGGCGCATCACCTCCGGCCATACGACCTTCCTGACGGTACGCGACCTGGAAGACTTGATTTTTTATTCGGTGCTGGGAGTCGTGCTGGGAGGACGGTTGGGCTACGTGCTGTTCTACCAGCCGGGTTACTACATGGCCCACCCTGCACAAATCTACCATGTGTGGGATGGCGGCATGTCGTTCCACGGTGGCTTGCTCGGCGTGATTCTGGTGATGCTGTGGCTGGCGCGAAAAAAGCGCGTGACGCTTTTCACGCTGAGCGATTTCGTCGCCCCCTTGATTCCACTGGGCCTGGCCGCGGGACGGCTGGGCAACTTCATCAACGGCGAACTGTGGGGCAGGCCGACCACGCTGCCCTGGGGCATGATCTTCCCGAATGCCGGCAACATACCGCGCCATCCTTCTCAGCTTTACGAGCTGGGACTCGAAGGACTGACGCTCTTTGCGATCATGTGGATATTCTCGTCCAAACCGCGCCCTGTCGGCCAGATAAGCGGCCTGTTCCTGATCGGCTACGGAACCTTCCGCTTTCTGGTGGAGTTCACGCGCGAACCCGACGCTTTCCTGGGGTTGCTCGCGCTGGGCCTGAGTATGGGGCAGTGGCTGTCCCTGCCCATGATCGTGATCGGCGTAGTGATCTTCGTGATCAGTGCAAGACGATCGTCCCGCTTACCGAAACACTGA
- a CDS encoding SIMPL domain-containing protein (The SIMPL domain is named for its presence in mouse protein SIMPL (signalling molecule that associates with mouse pelle-like kinase). Bacterial member BP26, from Brucella, was shown to assemble into a channel-like structure, while YggE from E. coli has been associated with resistance to oxidative stress.), with amino-acid sequence MRFPSTRIITHCAAQAVLCLLAFNVHAATHESPPALASGTRMTLQATASAEVPLDTVRITLAAETEAQSQAAASQQLAVLLATATKQAQDAAGITSHTGNYGIWPSRDHAGKINGWHGRGEIVLQSRDFAAASALATRMNSDVAISNIVFVLSRQARQAQEHKLVRQVAQAFRARALEAAKAFGFSGYRIAQLDMSGAGAVPPAPHPVPMMRMAAKADEVDAPLQGGNVVVSVSVSGTIVLH; translated from the coding sequence ATGCGGTTTCCTTCTACGCGCATCATTACGCATTGCGCGGCTCAGGCCGTGCTGTGCCTGCTGGCTTTCAACGTTCACGCGGCCACCCATGAATCCCCGCCTGCGCTGGCCAGCGGTACACGCATGACTTTGCAGGCCACCGCCTCGGCTGAAGTCCCGCTGGATACCGTGCGCATTACCCTGGCGGCCGAAACCGAGGCGCAGAGTCAGGCCGCCGCCAGTCAGCAACTGGCGGTCTTACTGGCGACGGCAACCAAGCAGGCGCAGGATGCCGCCGGCATCACCTCGCATACCGGCAACTACGGCATCTGGCCCAGCCGCGATCACGCAGGCAAGATCAACGGCTGGCACGGCCGCGGCGAAATCGTGCTGCAGTCCAGGGATTTCGCGGCGGCATCGGCGCTGGCGACCCGCATGAACTCGGATGTGGCTATTTCCAACATCGTCTTCGTCCTGTCGCGCCAGGCGCGCCAGGCGCAGGAACACAAGCTGGTGCGCCAGGTTGCGCAGGCCTTCCGGGCCCGCGCGCTGGAGGCGGCCAAGGCCTTCGGCTTTTCGGGCTATCGCATCGCGCAGCTGGATATGAGCGGTGCCGGCGCTGTCCCGCCTGCGCCGCATCCCGTGCCCATGATGCGCATGGCCGCCAAGGCCGATGAGGTCGATGCGCCGCTCCAAGGCGGCAACGTGGTGGTCAGTGTTTCGGTAAGCGGGACGATCGTCTTGCACTGA
- a CDS encoding cell division protein ZapA: MERVDVTILGREYSLACDTEEKPRLLAAVRHVDQLMGRIQGTGKISSNERIAVMAALHIATEFLGLKAPDGPLGGLAVGDFKRKIEDMNSMLDDALSGQEKLL; this comes from the coding sequence ATGGAGCGCGTCGACGTCACCATATTGGGCCGTGAATATTCCCTGGCCTGCGACACCGAAGAAAAACCTAGGTTGCTGGCTGCCGTCCGCCATGTTGACCAGTTGATGGGGCGTATCCAGGGTACGGGCAAGATATCCAGCAACGAGCGCATCGCCGTCATGGCTGCCCTGCATATCGCCACCGAATTTCTTGGTTTGAAAGCGCCCGATGGGCCCTTGGGCGGCTTGGCGGTGGGCGACTTCAAGCGTAAAATCGAAGATATGAACTCGATGCTGGATGACGCACTTTCCGGGCAGGAAAAGCTCCTATAG
- a CDS encoding tripartite tricarboxylate transporter TctB family protein: protein MRLRNRQDFWSGMMFIVLGLGFSWKANHYQLGTAARMGPGYFPFWLGMILTLLGLIILLGALSKRADQTSVSPFNWRVLLLVVGSVVVYALALRLLGIYLSVFVLVVLSSLASHEFNWKVSVANAIFLVAFTYLAFIKGLGLIFPLWPAFLGIR from the coding sequence ATGCGCTTACGCAATAGACAGGATTTCTGGTCTGGCATGATGTTCATCGTCCTGGGCCTTGGCTTTTCCTGGAAAGCCAACCATTACCAACTGGGCACCGCAGCCCGAATGGGGCCAGGCTACTTCCCCTTCTGGCTAGGCATGATCCTAACCCTGCTGGGGCTGATCATCCTGCTTGGTGCCCTGTCAAAAAGGGCCGACCAGACCTCGGTCTCGCCTTTCAATTGGCGCGTACTGCTGCTGGTTGTGGGTTCGGTGGTGGTGTATGCGCTAGCGCTGCGCCTGCTGGGCATCTATCTATCGGTATTTGTGCTGGTGGTGCTCAGCAGCCTAGCCAGCCATGAATTCAACTGGAAGGTCTCGGTGGCCAACGCGATATTCCTGGTGGCTTTCACCTATCTTGCCTTCATCAAAGGATTGGGCCTGATTTTCCCCCTATGGCCCGCGTTTCTAGGCATACGCTAA
- a CDS encoding tripartite tricarboxylate transporter permease, whose amino-acid sequence MDLLHNLMLGFSVAFTPENLLYALMGCVLGTLIGVLPGIGPVPTIAMLLPITYVLPPVAGLIMLAGIYYGAQYGGSTTAILVALPGETSSVVTVLDGHQMARRGRAGAALAIAALGSFFAGCVATLLLAAFAPPLAEVAFKFGPAEYFSLMVLGLVGAVVLASGSLPKAIAMIILGLLLGMVGTDVNSGVARFDFGIPEMLDGIDFAVVAMGVFGFAEIMSNLEQKNNRVEITGKVGTLYPNKQEFKEAYPAVLRGTALGSSLGILPGGGAVLSSFASYTLEKKISREPQRFGKGHPAGLAGPESANNAAAQTSFIPLLTLGIPGNAVMALMVGAMTIHSIQPGPQVMTAHPDLFWGLIASMWIGNLMLVVLNLPLIGLWIKLLKVPYRILFPAILVFCTIGVYSLDNNIFDILMTAAFGMAGYLWSKLKCEGAPLLLGLVLGPMMEENFRRALLLARGDYATFVTRPLSASLLAFAAVLVVLVALPSIRKKREQTFVEED is encoded by the coding sequence ATGGATTTACTGCACAACCTGATGCTGGGGTTTTCCGTTGCCTTTACACCGGAAAACCTGCTGTACGCCCTAATGGGCTGCGTCCTAGGCACGCTGATCGGCGTACTGCCAGGCATAGGCCCGGTGCCTACCATCGCCATGCTGCTGCCCATTACTTATGTGCTCCCGCCCGTAGCAGGATTGATCATGCTTGCCGGCATCTACTACGGCGCCCAGTACGGCGGCTCGACCACGGCGATTCTGGTTGCGCTGCCAGGTGAAACATCGTCCGTGGTCACGGTGCTGGACGGCCACCAGATGGCACGCAGGGGCCGCGCAGGCGCGGCGCTGGCCATTGCCGCACTAGGTTCATTCTTCGCCGGTTGTGTCGCCACGCTGCTCCTGGCCGCCTTTGCGCCCCCTTTGGCCGAAGTGGCCTTCAAGTTTGGACCGGCCGAGTACTTCTCGCTTATGGTGCTGGGGCTGGTAGGCGCGGTCGTACTGGCTTCGGGATCGCTCCCCAAGGCCATCGCGATGATTATCCTGGGGCTGCTGCTGGGCATGGTGGGCACCGACGTGAACTCGGGCGTGGCGCGTTTCGATTTTGGCATTCCGGAAATGCTGGACGGCATCGATTTCGCCGTCGTGGCCATGGGTGTGTTCGGTTTTGCCGAGATCATGAGCAACCTCGAACAGAAAAATAATCGCGTGGAGATCACTGGCAAAGTCGGCACGCTGTATCCCAACAAGCAAGAATTCAAGGAAGCCTATCCCGCCGTACTGCGCGGCACGGCCTTGGGCTCCTCGCTGGGCATTCTTCCTGGAGGCGGCGCTGTGCTGTCGTCCTTCGCCTCATACACGCTGGAAAAGAAGATCTCCCGCGAGCCGCAACGCTTCGGCAAAGGCCATCCGGCCGGGTTGGCCGGCCCCGAGTCGGCCAACAACGCCGCCGCGCAGACTTCATTCATCCCACTGCTGACGCTGGGCATACCTGGCAATGCCGTGATGGCGCTGATGGTCGGGGCCATGACCATCCACAGCATTCAACCCGGCCCTCAGGTCATGACCGCCCACCCCGATCTCTTTTGGGGGCTGATCGCCTCGATGTGGATCGGCAATCTGATGCTGGTGGTGTTGAATCTGCCGCTGATAGGCCTGTGGATCAAGCTGTTGAAGGTGCCGTACCGCATCCTTTTCCCGGCCATCCTCGTGTTCTGCACAATCGGCGTGTATTCGCTGGACAACAATATCTTCGACATCCTGATGACAGCCGCCTTTGGCATGGCCGGCTATTTGTGGTCCAAGCTCAAGTGCGAAGGGGCGCCATTGCTGCTGGGCTTGGTCCTGGGTCCCATGATGGAAGAGAACTTTCGCCGCGCACTGCTGCTGGCGCGCGGCGATTACGCCACGTTCGTCACGCGTCCCTTGTCTGCATCGCTGTTGGCCTTTGCCGCAGTGCTGGTGGTACTGGTGGCGCTGCCTTCGATACGCAAGAAGCGCGAACAAACCTTCGTCGAAGAGGATTGA
- a CDS encoding LysR family transcriptional regulator, which yields MQDLNDLYYFAQVVEQGGFSAASRTLDIPKSRLSRRISQLEEKLGVRLLQRTTRRLRLTTAGERYLRYCQEMTASARAAEDAMRQLQSEPSGPVVISCPVSLAQQILAPLLPEFLDTWPAVSVQVLVTNRRVDLIREGVDLALRVRTRLDTDAELVVRRFGTAMSTLVASPAYLQRHGTPETPQDLVNHITLSFNEPQPEAHWTLRNLQSEEVEVVVRPQLSCNDFIMLTHAAVRGRGVVLLPDEAVREEMRRGQLVRVLPEWRSPEGILHCIYPSRRGMMPAVRALLDFLSERLPTAYHHLDMPPQERAA from the coding sequence ATGCAAGATCTGAACGATCTGTACTACTTTGCCCAAGTCGTGGAACAAGGCGGGTTCAGCGCTGCGTCGCGCACGCTGGACATCCCCAAATCACGATTGTCGCGCCGCATCTCGCAGTTGGAGGAAAAGCTGGGCGTGCGGCTCCTGCAGCGCACGACGCGGCGGCTGCGCCTGACAACGGCCGGCGAGCGCTATCTGCGCTATTGCCAGGAGATGACCGCGTCGGCGCGAGCGGCTGAAGACGCGATGCGGCAACTGCAATCCGAGCCTTCGGGGCCGGTGGTGATCAGTTGCCCGGTATCGCTGGCCCAGCAGATCCTGGCACCACTGCTGCCCGAATTCCTGGACACCTGGCCTGCCGTTTCGGTGCAGGTGCTGGTGACCAACCGTCGGGTCGATCTGATACGCGAAGGCGTGGATCTGGCCTTGCGGGTACGAACGCGCCTGGACACGGATGCCGAGCTGGTGGTGCGGCGCTTCGGCACAGCCATGAGTACGCTGGTCGCCAGCCCGGCCTACCTACAACGCCACGGCACACCGGAAACACCGCAGGATCTGGTGAATCACATCACGCTTAGCTTCAATGAGCCGCAGCCCGAGGCGCACTGGACCTTGCGCAATCTGCAAAGCGAAGAGGTGGAGGTGGTGGTACGTCCGCAGCTATCCTGCAACGATTTCATCATGCTCACGCATGCGGCCGTACGCGGCCGCGGTGTGGTGCTGCTGCCCGATGAAGCAGTACGCGAAGAAATGCGGCGCGGCCAACTGGTGAGGGTGCTGCCGGAGTGGAGATCACCGGAAGGAATACTGCACTGCATCTACCCCTCGAGACGGGGCATGATGCCGGCGGTGCGGGCGCTGCTGGATTTCCTTTCGGAACGTCTGCCTACCGCCTACCACCATCTGGACATGCCGCCCCAAGAGCGGGCGGCATAA
- a CDS encoding tripartite tricarboxylate transporter permease, with translation MIEKSLHDLMFGFGVALEPHNLMWTVFGVLVGNLIGVLPGMGALSAISILLPLTYVMHHTPALLMLAGIFYGSMYGGAIGAILLNLPSHPPHAVTCLDGYPMTRQGRGGTALGITMICSFFAASVGIIVMIFCSPLLVEIAFKFGPAEIFSIMLLGLLAGATMSRGSPLKGVAMTLFGLLCGVAGTDVNTGQIRFSFGLVDMSDGLELVAVAMGLFGVADFLMSANRMSSVNSGSTKLRMRDMWPSWPEMKEAFMPMVRGTAIGTIFGAMPGTGPTITTFIAYALERKISKTPEKFGTGMIAGVASPEASSHSKTQVDFIPTMSLGIPGDAVMALILGALLIQGIQPGPQLITEHPDIFWGLIASFWVGNVLLVILNVPLIGVWVKMLQVPYRYLFPSALFFIAVGVFSTQNNLFQTWEVLAFGIIGAIFMVLEFSVAPILLGFVLGPMVEENFRRALLLSRGNLGTFIERPISAWFIAACALLLFLQIGAFARKALRERKAASAPAV, from the coding sequence ATGATTGAAAAATCCTTGCACGATCTGATGTTCGGGTTCGGGGTTGCCCTCGAACCCCACAATCTGATGTGGACGGTTTTCGGCGTGCTGGTCGGCAACCTGATCGGCGTGCTGCCGGGCATGGGCGCGCTGTCGGCGATTTCCATCCTGCTGCCGCTCACCTACGTCATGCACCATACGCCTGCCCTGCTTATGCTGGCCGGCATTTTCTACGGGTCCATGTACGGCGGCGCCATCGGCGCGATCTTGCTGAACCTGCCGTCGCATCCACCGCACGCCGTAACCTGCCTCGACGGCTACCCGATGACCCGCCAGGGCAGAGGTGGCACGGCGCTGGGCATCACCATGATCTGCTCGTTCTTCGCGGCGTCGGTCGGCATCATTGTCATGATCTTCTGCTCGCCGCTGCTGGTCGAGATCGCATTTAAGTTCGGTCCCGCCGAGATCTTCTCCATCATGTTGCTGGGCCTGCTGGCTGGTGCGACCATGTCGCGCGGCTCGCCGCTCAAGGGTGTGGCCATGACCTTGTTCGGCCTGCTTTGCGGCGTAGCCGGCACCGACGTCAACACCGGGCAGATCCGCTTTTCCTTTGGCCTGGTCGACATGTCCGACGGCTTGGAGTTGGTGGCGGTGGCCATGGGCCTGTTCGGTGTGGCCGACTTCCTGATGAGCGCCAATCGCATGTCGTCCGTCAACAGCGGCTCCACCAAGCTGCGCATGCGCGACATGTGGCCCAGTTGGCCCGAGATGAAGGAGGCCTTCATGCCCATGGTGCGCGGTACCGCCATTGGCACCATTTTCGGCGCCATGCCTGGCACCGGTCCCACCATCACCACCTTCATCGCCTACGCGCTTGAGCGCAAGATATCCAAGACGCCCGAGAAATTCGGCACCGGCATGATCGCCGGCGTGGCTTCGCCCGAGGCCTCATCGCACTCCAAGACGCAGGTCGACTTCATTCCCACGATGAGCCTGGGCATTCCCGGCGACGCAGTGATGGCGTTGATCCTGGGTGCCTTGCTGATCCAGGGCATCCAGCCCGGCCCGCAACTGATCACCGAACATCCGGACATCTTCTGGGGGCTGATCGCCAGCTTCTGGGTGGGCAATGTGCTGCTTGTGATCCTTAATGTGCCGCTGATCGGCGTATGGGTAAAGATGCTGCAGGTGCCCTACCGCTACTTGTTCCCGTCGGCATTGTTCTTCATTGCGGTGGGCGTGTTCAGTACGCAGAACAACCTCTTCCAGACCTGGGAAGTGCTGGCTTTCGGCATCATCGGCGCCATCTTCATGGTGCTGGAGTTCTCGGTCGCCCCGATTCTGCTGGGCTTCGTGCTGGGACCCATGGTCGAGGAAAACTTCCGCCGCGCTCTGCTGTTGTCGCGCGGCAATCTGGGCACCTTTATCGAGCGCCCCATCAGTGCCTGGTTTATCGCTGCCTGCGCGCTGCTGCTGTTTTTGCAGATTGGTGCCTTTGCGCGCAAGGCTTTGCGCGAGCGCAAGGCTGCCTCGGCCCCGGCGGTCTAA
- a CDS encoding tripartite tricarboxylate transporter TctB family protein: MQQAKFKKDYFGGALIAAIGLSTVYAAMGYHIGSLSQMGPGYFPAAVGVLMIVTGLLIALSARGDKPKQEASEHAHPTSLPDFRAAACIILGIVAFILFGHYGGLIPATFAIVFISGFGDRTNTFKQVFILSVLMCLVAAVIFEWALQLQLPLFQWGG; encoded by the coding sequence ATGCAGCAAGCGAAGTTCAAAAAAGACTACTTCGGAGGGGCCCTGATCGCGGCGATAGGCCTATCCACGGTCTATGCCGCCATGGGGTACCACATCGGTAGCCTGTCGCAGATGGGACCCGGCTATTTCCCGGCGGCGGTAGGCGTCCTGATGATCGTCACCGGCCTGCTGATCGCACTGTCGGCGCGTGGCGACAAGCCCAAGCAGGAAGCGAGCGAGCATGCCCATCCAACCAGTCTTCCCGATTTCCGCGCCGCCGCCTGCATCATTCTCGGCATCGTGGCCTTCATCCTGTTCGGCCATTACGGCGGCTTGATTCCCGCCACGTTCGCCATCGTCTTCATTTCGGGTTTCGGCGATCGCACCAATACCTTCAAGCAAGTCTTTATTCTGTCCGTCCTCATGTGCTTGGTGGCGGCGGTCATATTCGAGTGGGCGCTGCAGTTGCAGCTTCCCCTGTTTCAGTGGGGAGGCTGA